CACGGGAGCGGGGCTGGAGGGCCGGGGGGTCCGTCCAGTCCCGCCTTCGTGTATTCCGTCCGCGGGTGTTACGCCGCCGTGCCGTGCGTGCCCTCCGCGGGTGTTACGCCGCCGTGCGTGTCGTCGTGCAGCGGCCGGCCGCCGCCGCGGCCAGGCGGCCCATCGCCTCGTCCCGGTCGCAGGCGTGGGCGCCGAGCGCGGTCTGGCGGGCGACGATGGAACGCTCGGCGCGCATCAGGCGCCAGCCGCGGCGCAGCAGGAACGGCACCGACTTGCGGCCCTCCTTCAGGTCGCGCACGAAGCGCCGGCGGAAGGTGCGCACCGGGCCGCGGCTCAGGCACAGCGCGTCGGCCAGCACGCCCAGTTCGCGGCAGCGGGAGACGATCTCGGCGGCGAAGACGCCCTCAGCGATGAACAGTGGGGTCCGCCCGATGTCGAGGGTCGCGGCGCCGGTGCGGGCGCTGAGTGAGATGTCGTAGACGGGGAGGTCGGTACGGCCCGTGCGGCACAGCTCCCCGATCGCCGCGACGGCCGCGTCCGCGTCCCACGAGGCCGGGTGGTCCCAGTCGATGTCGGAGCCCCCCTCGACCAGCGGCAGCGTCGGGTCCGTGCCCTCCTTGTAGAAGTCGTCGAGCCGCAGGACCGGCAGGCCGGAGCGGGCGGAGAGGAGGGACTTGCCGGAGCCGGACGGGCCGCACAGCAGCACGACCCGGGTGGGTATGGGCGGCTGGGAACCCAATGTCTTGTCCTTCTACCTGCGGTCTCGGGGGCGGTTCGGGCGAGGCTCTCGCCGGCGCGCATCCCGTCATTATCCCTGCCGCGGGCCGAGGGCCGGCCGGGCGCCGGTCGGCACGCGGGACTTCAGCCGGTCGAGCACAGGACTTCATAGGATGCGTGCGGGGGCGGGCGGGCGCGCCACCGCCGCTCCGTCGCCGGTTCCCCCGGGACGGAGAGCCCCGTACGACGAGGAGTGGCCGACCGTGGATACCGATCGTCTCGCCCAGCGGCTGTCCGCCGTCGTCGGGCCGGCCCATGTCTTGCGCGACCCCGCGCTGTGCGCCTCGTACGAGACCGACTTCACCGGCCGTTACCGGGGCCGCGCCCGGCTGGTGGTGCGGCCCGGCGACACCGCCCAGGTGGCTCAGGTGCTGCGGCTGTGCCACGCGGCCGGCGTGCCGGTGGTCGCGCAGGGCGGCAACACCGGGCTGGTCGGCGCTTCGGTGCCGACGCCGGACGGAGGCGAGGTCGTGCTGTCGCTTCGGCGGCTGGACTGCATCGGGGACGTCGACCCGGCCGCGGGGCAGGTGACGGTCGGTGCCGGTGTCGTGCTGTCCGACCTGCACCGCCATGTCGCCGCGTACGGACTTCAGTTCGGCGTCGACCTGGCCGCCCGGGACTCGGCGACCCTGGGCGGGATGATCGCGACCAACGCGGGCGGCGAGCGGGTCGTGCGGTACGGCACCACGCGGGCCAACGTGGCCGGGCTGGAGGCCGTGCTGGCCGACGGGACCGTGCTGGACCGGCTGGCCGGGCTGCCCAAGGACAACACCGGGTACGACCTGACCGGCCTGCTGATCGGCAGTGAGGGGACGCTGGCGGTGGTGACGCGTGCCCGGCTGCGGCTGGTGCCCCGGCTGCCGGAGCGGGTGACCGCGCTGGTGGGGCTCGACTCGCTGCGGGCTGCGCTCGATCTGGTGGCGCGACTGCGGGTGCTGGACTCGCTGGAGCTGGCGGAGTTCTTCATGGCCGAAGGGCTCGCGCTGGTGCTGGAGACGACCGGGCTGCCCGCCCCGTTCCGGACGGCCTACCCGGTGTATCTGCTGGTGGAGTGCGCGGGGCGGCGCGATCCGGCCGAGGAACTGGCCGACGTGCTCGACGGGGCGGGGCCGGGGGAGACGGCGGTCGCGCTGGCGGACGCCGACCGGCGGCGGCTGACCGCCTACAGGGAGCGGCACACCGAGTCGATCAACGCGGCGGGGGTTCCGCTGAAGCTGGACGTGACGCTTCCGTTGGCCGAGCTGCCCGGCTTCGTCGCCGAGCTGCCACGGGTGCTGGCGGGGCGGGGGCGGCCGTATCTTTTCGGGCACTTGGCGGAGGGCAACCTGCACGTCAACCTGCTGGACGTGGCGGCCGAGGACGAGGAGGCGGTCACCAGCGCTGTGCTTCAGCGGGTGGCGGCCGTGGGCGGGAGCATCAGCGCCGAGCACGGGGTGGGGCGGGCCAAGGCCCGCCATCTGCGCCTGAGCCGGTCGGAGGCGGAGATCGCGGTGATGCGGTCGGTGAAGGCGGCACTGGATCCGCAGGGGGTGCTCAATCCGGGGGTGGTGCTGGACGGTTAGGGGTGGGGGCGCGGTTGCGAAGGTCGCGGGCGGTGCGGTGACGTGAGTCGTGACGACATCCCGCTCGTCGCGGTGCCCGGCGCGCTGATTGCAGCTCACACGCACTCTCAACTACCCTACGTTGCGACCTGATTACCCAGTGCTACACGAGGTGGCCGCAACCGATGGCTCGACACGACTTCCCCCTCCAGTCCACCACCCGGCGTGCCCTGGCCGTCCTCGCGACGGCGGGGGCGGCCCTGAGCGCATCCGCGACGCCGGCCGCCGCGGACGCCGAGTCGATCCTGGGTATGGTCCACACCCGCCCCACCTCTCTCGGCAAGATCGACCCCCAGGCGGGCGGGGCCGCCCTGACCGGCTCCGTCCGCTACGTCGCGGGCCCGGTCGCCGGCCTCAAGCCCAACCCGCTCGCCGGGACCGGCGTGGACCCCCTCGACAACGGCGTGGGCACCCAGCTGGCCGACTTCAAGCCCGTGACGTCCAAGGCCGTCACGGGTCCCGTGGCGCAGGCCCCGTCGGTCGGGAGCGTGCCGGTGGTGGGGCA
This region of Streptomyces chromofuscus genomic DNA includes:
- a CDS encoding uridine kinase family protein; the protein is MGSQPPIPTRVVLLCGPSGSGKSLLSARSGLPVLRLDDFYKEGTDPTLPLVEGGSDIDWDHPASWDADAAVAAIGELCRTGRTDLPVYDISLSARTGAATLDIGRTPLFIAEGVFAAEIVSRCRELGVLADALCLSRGPVRTFRRRFVRDLKEGRKSVPFLLRRGWRLMRAERSIVARQTALGAHACDRDEAMGRLAAAAAGRCTTTRTAA
- a CDS encoding FAD-binding oxidoreductase, with the translated sequence MDTDRLAQRLSAVVGPAHVLRDPALCASYETDFTGRYRGRARLVVRPGDTAQVAQVLRLCHAAGVPVVAQGGNTGLVGASVPTPDGGEVVLSLRRLDCIGDVDPAAGQVTVGAGVVLSDLHRHVAAYGLQFGVDLAARDSATLGGMIATNAGGERVVRYGTTRANVAGLEAVLADGTVLDRLAGLPKDNTGYDLTGLLIGSEGTLAVVTRARLRLVPRLPERVTALVGLDSLRAALDLVARLRVLDSLELAEFFMAEGLALVLETTGLPAPFRTAYPVYLLVECAGRRDPAEELADVLDGAGPGETAVALADADRRRLTAYRERHTESINAAGVPLKLDVTLPLAELPGFVAELPRVLAGRGRPYLFGHLAEGNLHVNLLDVAAEDEEAVTSAVLQRVAAVGGSISAEHGVGRAKARHLRLSRSEAEIAVMRSVKAALDPQGVLNPGVVLDG